One window from the genome of Epinephelus moara isolate mb chromosome 5, YSFRI_EMoa_1.0, whole genome shotgun sequence encodes:
- the ptp4a1 gene encoding protein tyrosine phosphatase type IVA 1: protein MARMNRPAPVEITYKNMRFLITHNPTNATLNKFIEELKKYGVTTVVRVCEATYDATLVVKEGIQVLDWPFDDGAPPSNQIVDDWLNLLKLKFREEPGCCIAVHCVAGLGRAPVLVALALIECGMKYEDAVQFIRQKRRGAFNSKQLFYLEKYRPKMRLRFKDSNGHRNNCCIQ, encoded by the exons ATGGCTCGTATGAACAGACCAGCCCCTGTGGAGATCACCTACAAAAACATGAGGTTCCTCATTACCCACAATCCCACCAACGCCACCCTGAACAAGTTCATCGAG GAGCTGAAGAAATATGGAGTCACCACcgttgtgagagtttgtgaggCCACCTATGATGCCACCCTGGTGGTCAAAGAGGGAATCCAAGTTCTG GATTGGCCGTTTGACGACGGAGCTCCCCCCTCCAACCAGATCGTGGATGATTGGCTAAACCTGCTGAAGCTGAAGTTCAGGGAGGAGCCCGGCTGCTGCATTGCTGTCCACTGTGTGGCAGGACTGGGGAG AGCTCCTGTTCTGGTCGCGCTCGCCTTGATTGAATGTGGGATGAAATATGAAGATGCTGTCCAGTTCATTCGACA GAAGCGTCGAGGAGCGTTCAACAGCAAGCAGCTGTTCTACCTGGAGAAATATCGTCCAAAGATGCGCCTGCGCTTCAAAGATTCCAACGGCCATCGCAATAACTGCTGCATCCAGTAG